The Carassius gibelio isolate Cgi1373 ecotype wild population from Czech Republic chromosome B9, carGib1.2-hapl.c, whole genome shotgun sequence genome includes a region encoding these proteins:
- the si:ch211-39i22.1 gene encoding putative uncharacterized protein DDB_G0290521 isoform X25 — protein MKSSLWVFILGSLIVTGVKMQDSPADDLAAEESAVPDGAEDAEKPAEDPAPEETPEETPGETPEETPGETPEETPEETPGETPEETPEETPGETPEETPGETPEETPGETPEETPGETPEETPGETPEETPEETPGETPEETPGETPEETPGETPEETPGETPEETPGETPEETPGETPGETPEETPGETPEETPGETPGETPEETPGETPGETPEETPGETPGETPEETPGETPEKTPEEAEEEAAAPTDEADKATETETDPAVGDPEVTEEEISPRKAPGEAEEPTQEDTEGARTTVPEEPVHSGDAAKEVKAQAENPVENAVRAADRHVAGQGKGRSAGAVSESNDSGSGTVAGVVCGIAVAAVGAIIGYFTYQKKKLCFRVQRGDPESTREENGTQNDPQVLSTLLNSS, from the exons CAGAAGACGCTGAAAAACCAGCTGAAGATCCTGCGCCTGAAGAAACACCTGAGGAAACACCTGGAGAAACACCCGAAGAAACACCTGGAGAAACACCCGAGGAAACACCTGAGGAAACACCTGGAGAAACACCTGAGGAAACACCCGAGGAAACACCTGGAGAAACACCCGAGGAAACACCTGGAGAAACACCAGAGGAAACACCTGGAGAAACACCCGAGGAAACACCTGGAGAAACAC CCGAGGAAACACCTGGAGAAACACCCGAGGAAACAC CAGAGGAAACACCCGGAGAAACACCTGAGGAAACACCTGGAGAAACACCCGAGGAAACACCTGGAGAAACACCAGAGGAAACACCTGGAGAAACACCCGAGGAAACACCTGGAGAAACACCAGAGGAAACACCCGGAGAAACACCTGGAGAAACACCCGAGGAAACACCTGGAGAAACACCCGAGGAAACACCTGGAGAAACACCTGGAGAAACACCTGAGGAAACACCTGGAGAAACACCTGGAGAAACACCCGAGGAAACACCTGGAGAAACACCTGGAGAAACACCCGAGGAAACACCTGGAGAAACACCTGAGAAAACAccagaggaagcagaagaggaggCAGCAGCTCCTACAG ATGAAGCAGATAAAGCCACTGAAACAG AAACCGATCCAGCTGTCGGAGATCCTGAAGTTACTGAAGAAG AAATCTCGCCTAGAAAAGCTCCAGGTGAAGCAGAAGAGCCAACACAAGAGGACACAGAAGGAG CCCGGACCACCGTACCTGAGGAACCGGTGCACTCTGGGGACGCAGCTAAAG AAGTGAAAGCCCAAGCAGAGAATCCAG TAGAGAACGCAGTGAGAGCTGCAGACCGACACGTCGCAGGTCAAGGCAAAG GTCGCAGCGCTGGAGCAGTTTCTGAGTCAAACG ACAGTGGATCCGGGACGGTGGCTGGTGTTGTTTGTGGGATCGCAGTAGCAGCTGTTGGAGCTATAATCGGATACTTCACGTATCAGAAGAAGAAACTGTGCTTTAGGGTCCAGAGAG GTGACCCGGAGAGCACCAGAGAAGAGAACGGCACGCAGAACGACCCACAGG TTTTAAGCACTCTCCTGAACTCATCctaa
- the si:ch211-39i22.1 gene encoding putative uncharacterized protein DDB_G0290521 isoform X29, with product MKSSLWVFILGSLIVTGVKMQDSPADDLAAEESAVPDGAEDAEKPAEDPAPEETPEETPGETPEETPGETPEETPEETPGETPGETPEETPEETPGETPEETPGETPEETPGETPEETPEETPEETPEETPGETPEETPGETPEETPGETPEETPGETPEETPGETPEETPGETPGETPEETPGETPEETPGETPGETPEETPGETPGETPEETPGETPGETPEETPGETPEKTPEEAEEEAAAPTDEADKATETETDPAVGDPEVTEEEISPRKAPGEAEEPTQEDTEGARTTVPEEPVHSGDAAKEVKAQAENPVENAVRAADRHVAGQGKGRSAGAVSESNDSGSGTVAGVVCGIAVAAVGAIIGYFTYQKKKLCFRVQRGDPESTREENGTQNDPQVLSTLLNSS from the exons CAGAAGACGCTGAAAAACCAGCTGAAGATCCTGCGCCTGAAGAAACACCTGAGGAAACACCTGGAGAAACACCCGAAGAAACACCTGGAGAAACACCCGAGGAAACAC CCGAGGAAACACCTGGAGAAACACCTGGAGAAACACCCGAGGAAACACCAGAGGAAACACCCGGAGAAACACCCGAGGAAACACCTGGAGAAACACCCGAGGAAACACCTGGAGAAACACCCGAGGAAACACCTGAAGAAACACCCGAGGAAACACCAGAGGAAACACCCGGAGAAACACCTGAGGAAACACCTGGAGAAACACCCGAGGAAACACCTGGAGAAACACCAGAGGAAACACCTGGAGAAACACCCGAGGAAACACCTGGAGAAACACCAGAGGAAACACCCGGAGAAACACCTGGAGAAACACCCGAGGAAACACCTGGAGAAACACCCGAGGAAACACCTGGAGAAACACCTGGAGAAACACCTGAGGAAACACCTGGAGAAACACCTGGAGAAACACCCGAGGAAACACCTGGAGAAACACCTGGAGAAACACCCGAGGAAACACCTGGAGAAACACCTGAGAAAACAccagaggaagcagaagaggaggCAGCAGCTCCTACAG ATGAAGCAGATAAAGCCACTGAAACAG AAACCGATCCAGCTGTCGGAGATCCTGAAGTTACTGAAGAAG AAATCTCGCCTAGAAAAGCTCCAGGTGAAGCAGAAGAGCCAACACAAGAGGACACAGAAGGAG CCCGGACCACCGTACCTGAGGAACCGGTGCACTCTGGGGACGCAGCTAAAG AAGTGAAAGCCCAAGCAGAGAATCCAG TAGAGAACGCAGTGAGAGCTGCAGACCGACACGTCGCAGGTCAAGGCAAAG GTCGCAGCGCTGGAGCAGTTTCTGAGTCAAACG ACAGTGGATCCGGGACGGTGGCTGGTGTTGTTTGTGGGATCGCAGTAGCAGCTGTTGGAGCTATAATCGGATACTTCACGTATCAGAAGAAGAAACTGTGCTTTAGGGTCCAGAGAG GTGACCCGGAGAGCACCAGAGAAGAGAACGGCACGCAGAACGACCCACAGG TTTTAAGCACTCTCCTGAACTCATCctaa
- the si:ch211-39i22.1 gene encoding putative uncharacterized protein DDB_G0290521 isoform X39, whose amino-acid sequence MKSSLWVFILGSLIVTGVKMQDSPADDLAAEESAVPDGAEDAEKPAEDPAPEETPEETPGETPEETPGETPEETPEETPGETPGETPEETPGETPEETPEETPEETPEETPGETPEETPGETPEETPGETPEETPGETPEETPGETPEETPGETPGETPEETPGETPEETPGETPGETPEETPGETPGETPEETPGETPGETPEETPGETPEKTPEEAEEEAAAPTDEADKATETETDPAVGDPEVTEEEISPRKAPGEAEEPTQEDTEGARTTVPEEPVHSGDAAKEVKAQAENPVENAVRAADRHVAGQGKGRSAGAVSESNDSGSGTVAGVVCGIAVAAVGAIIGYFTYQKKKLCFRVQRGDPESTREENGTQNDPQVLSTLLNSS is encoded by the exons CAGAAGACGCTGAAAAACCAGCTGAAGATCCTGCGCCTGAAGAAACACCTGAGGAAACACCTGGAGAAACACCCGAAGAAACACCTGGAGAAACACCCGAGGAAACAC CCGAGGAAACACCTGGAGAAACAC CTGGAGAAACACCCGAGGAAACACCTGGAGAAACACCCGAGGAAACACCTGAAGAAACACCCGAGGAAACACCAGAGGAAACACCCGGAGAAACACCTGAGGAAACACCTGGAGAAACACCCGAGGAAACACCTGGAGAAACACCAGAGGAAACACCTGGAGAAACACCCGAGGAAACACCTGGAGAAACACCAGAGGAAACACCCGGAGAAACACCTGGAGAAACACCCGAGGAAACACCTGGAGAAACACCCGAGGAAACACCTGGAGAAACACCTGGAGAAACACCTGAGGAAACACCTGGAGAAACACCTGGAGAAACACCCGAGGAAACACCTGGAGAAACACCTGGAGAAACACCCGAGGAAACACCTGGAGAAACACCTGAGAAAACAccagaggaagcagaagaggaggCAGCAGCTCCTACAG ATGAAGCAGATAAAGCCACTGAAACAG AAACCGATCCAGCTGTCGGAGATCCTGAAGTTACTGAAGAAG AAATCTCGCCTAGAAAAGCTCCAGGTGAAGCAGAAGAGCCAACACAAGAGGACACAGAAGGAG CCCGGACCACCGTACCTGAGGAACCGGTGCACTCTGGGGACGCAGCTAAAG AAGTGAAAGCCCAAGCAGAGAATCCAG TAGAGAACGCAGTGAGAGCTGCAGACCGACACGTCGCAGGTCAAGGCAAAG GTCGCAGCGCTGGAGCAGTTTCTGAGTCAAACG ACAGTGGATCCGGGACGGTGGCTGGTGTTGTTTGTGGGATCGCAGTAGCAGCTGTTGGAGCTATAATCGGATACTTCACGTATCAGAAGAAGAAACTGTGCTTTAGGGTCCAGAGAG GTGACCCGGAGAGCACCAGAGAAGAGAACGGCACGCAGAACGACCCACAGG TTTTAAGCACTCTCCTGAACTCATCctaa
- the si:ch211-39i22.1 gene encoding putative uncharacterized protein DDB_G0290521 isoform X35, with translation MKSSLWVFILGSLIVTGVKMQDSPADDLAAEESAVPDGAEDAEKPAEDPAPEETPEETPGETPEETPGETPEETPEETPGETPEETPEETPGETPEETPGETPEETPGETPEETPGETPGETPEETPEETPGETPEETPGETPEETPGETPEETPEETPEETPEETPGETPEETPGETPEETPGETPEETPGETPGETPEETPGETPEETPGETPGETPEETPGETPEKTPEEAEEEAAAPTDEADKATETETDPAVGDPEVTEEEISPRKAPGEAEEPTQEDTEGARTTVPEEPVHSGDAAKEVKAQAENPVENAVRAADRHVAGQGKGRSAGAVSESNDSGSGTVAGVVCGIAVAAVGAIIGYFTYQKKKLCFRVQRGDPESTREENGTQNDPQVLSTLLNSS, from the exons CAGAAGACGCTGAAAAACCAGCTGAAGATCCTGCGCCTGAAGAAACACCTGAGGAAACACCTGGAGAAACACCCGAAGAAACACCTGGAGAAACACCCGAGGAAACACCTGAGGAAACACCTGGAGAAACACCTGAGGAAACACCCGAGGAAACACCTGGAGAAACACCCGAGGAAACACCTGGAGAAACACCAGAGGAAACACCTGGAGAAACACCCGAGGAAACACCTGGAGAAACACCTGGAGAAACACCCGAGGAAACACCAGAGGAAACACCCGGAGAAACACCCGAGGAAACACCTGGAGAAACACCCGAGGAAACACCTGGAGAAACACCCGAGGAAACACCTGAAGAAACACCCGAGGAAACACCAGAGGAAACACCCGGAGAAACACCTGAGGAAACACCTGGAGAAACACCCGAGGAAACACCTGGAGAAACACCAGAGGAAACAC CCGGAGAAACACCTGGAGAAACACCCGAGGAAACACCTGGAGAAACACCCGAGGAAACACCTGGAGAAACACCTGGAGAAACAC CCGAGGAAACACCTGGAGAAACACCTGAGAAAACAccagaggaagcagaagaggaggCAGCAGCTCCTACAG ATGAAGCAGATAAAGCCACTGAAACAG AAACCGATCCAGCTGTCGGAGATCCTGAAGTTACTGAAGAAG AAATCTCGCCTAGAAAAGCTCCAGGTGAAGCAGAAGAGCCAACACAAGAGGACACAGAAGGAG CCCGGACCACCGTACCTGAGGAACCGGTGCACTCTGGGGACGCAGCTAAAG AAGTGAAAGCCCAAGCAGAGAATCCAG TAGAGAACGCAGTGAGAGCTGCAGACCGACACGTCGCAGGTCAAGGCAAAG GTCGCAGCGCTGGAGCAGTTTCTGAGTCAAACG ACAGTGGATCCGGGACGGTGGCTGGTGTTGTTTGTGGGATCGCAGTAGCAGCTGTTGGAGCTATAATCGGATACTTCACGTATCAGAAGAAGAAACTGTGCTTTAGGGTCCAGAGAG GTGACCCGGAGAGCACCAGAGAAGAGAACGGCACGCAGAACGACCCACAGG TTTTAAGCACTCTCCTGAACTCATCctaa
- the si:ch211-39i22.1 gene encoding putative uncharacterized protein DDB_G0290521 isoform X3, giving the protein MKSSLWVFILGSLIVTGVKMQDSPADDLAAEESAVPDGAEDAEKPAEDPAPEETPEETPGETPEETPGETPEETPEETPGETPEETPEETPGETPEETPGETPEETPGETPEETPGETPGETPEETPEETPGETPEETPGETPEETPGETPEETPEETPEETPEETPGETPEETPGETPEETPGETPEETPGETPEETPGETPEETPGETPGETPEETPGETPEETPGETPGETPEETPGETPGETPEETPGETPGETPEETPGETPEKTPEEAEEEAAAPTDEADKATETETDPAVGDPEVTEEEISPRKAPGEAEEPTQEDTEGARTTVPEEPVHSGDAAKEVKAQAENPVENAVRAADRHVAGQGKGRSAGAVSESNDSGSGTVAGVVCGIAVAAVGAIIGYFTYQKKKLCFRVQRGDPESTREENGTQVLSTLLNSS; this is encoded by the exons CAGAAGACGCTGAAAAACCAGCTGAAGATCCTGCGCCTGAAGAAACACCTGAGGAAACACCTGGAGAAACACCCGAAGAAACACCTGGAGAAACACCCGAGGAAACACCTGAGGAAACACCTGGAGAAACACCTGAGGAAACACCCGAGGAAACACCTGGAGAAACACCCGAGGAAACACCTGGAGAAACACCAGAGGAAACACCTGGAGAAACACCCGAGGAAACACCTGGAGAAACACCTGGAGAAACACCCGAGGAAACACCAGAGGAAACACCCGGAGAAACACCCGAGGAAACACCTGGAGAAACACCCGAGGAAACACCTGGAGAAACACCCGAGGAAACACCTGAAGAAACACCCGAGGAAACACCAGAGGAAACACCCGGAGAAACACCTGAGGAAACACCTGGAGAAACACCCGAGGAAACACCTGGAGAAACACCAGAGGAAACACCTGGAGAAACACCCGAGGAAACACCTGGAGAAACACCAGAGGAAACACCCGGAGAAACACCTGGAGAAACACCCGAGGAAACACCTGGAGAAACACCCGAGGAAACACCTGGAGAAACACCTGGAGAAACACCTGAGGAAACACCTGGAGAAACACCTGGAGAAACACCCGAGGAAACACCTGGAGAAACACCTGGAGAAACACCCGAGGAAACACCTGGAGAAACACCTGAGAAAACAccagaggaagcagaagaggaggCAGCAGCTCCTACAG ATGAAGCAGATAAAGCCACTGAAACAG AAACCGATCCAGCTGTCGGAGATCCTGAAGTTACTGAAGAAG AAATCTCGCCTAGAAAAGCTCCAGGTGAAGCAGAAGAGCCAACACAAGAGGACACAGAAGGAG CCCGGACCACCGTACCTGAGGAACCGGTGCACTCTGGGGACGCAGCTAAAG AAGTGAAAGCCCAAGCAGAGAATCCAG TAGAGAACGCAGTGAGAGCTGCAGACCGACACGTCGCAGGTCAAGGCAAAG GTCGCAGCGCTGGAGCAGTTTCTGAGTCAAACG ACAGTGGATCCGGGACGGTGGCTGGTGTTGTTTGTGGGATCGCAGTAGCAGCTGTTGGAGCTATAATCGGATACTTCACGTATCAGAAGAAGAAACTGTGCTTTAGGGTCCAGAGAG GTGACCCGGAGAGCACCAGAGAAGAGAACGGCACGCAG GTTTTAAGCACTCTCCTGAACTCATCctaa
- the si:ch211-39i22.1 gene encoding putative uncharacterized protein DDB_G0290521 isoform X19: protein MKSSLWVFILGSLIVTGVKMQDSPADDLAAEESAVPDGAEDAEKPAEDPAPEETPEETPGETPEETPGETPEETPEETPGETPEETPEETPGETPEETPGETPEETPGETPEETPGETPGETPEETPEETPGETPEETPGETPEETPGETPEETPEETPEETPEETPGETPEETPGETPEETPGETPEETPGETPEETPGETPEETPGETPGETPEETPGETPEETPGETPGETPEETPGETPEKTPEEAEEEAAAPTDEADKATETETDPAVGDPEVTEEEISPRKAPGEAEEPTQEDTEGARTTVPEEPVHSGDAAKEVKAQAENPVENAVRAADRHVAGQGKGRSAGAVSESNDSGSGTVAGVVCGIAVAAVGAIIGYFTYQKKKLCFRVQRGDPESTREENGTQNDPQVLSTLLNSS from the exons CAGAAGACGCTGAAAAACCAGCTGAAGATCCTGCGCCTGAAGAAACACCTGAGGAAACACCTGGAGAAACACCCGAAGAAACACCTGGAGAAACACCCGAGGAAACACCTGAGGAAACACCTGGAGAAACACCTGAGGAAACACCCGAGGAAACACCTGGAGAAACACCCGAGGAAACACCTGGAGAAACACCAGAGGAAACACCTGGAGAAACACCCGAGGAAACACCTGGAGAAACACCTGGAGAAACACCCGAGGAAACACCAGAGGAAACACCCGGAGAAACACCCGAGGAAACACCTGGAGAAACACCCGAGGAAACACCTGGAGAAACACCCGAGGAAACACCTGAAGAAACACCCGAGGAAACACCAGAGGAAACACCCGGAGAAACACCTGAGGAAACACCTGGAGAAACACCCGAGGAAACACCTGGAGAAACACCAGAGGAAACACCTGGAGAAACACCCGAGGAAACACCTGGAGAAACACCAGAGGAAACACCCGGAGAAACACCTGGAGAAACACCCGAGGAAACACCTGGAGAAACACCCGAGGAAACACCTGGAGAAACACCTGGAGAAACAC CCGAGGAAACACCTGGAGAAACACCTGAGAAAACAccagaggaagcagaagaggaggCAGCAGCTCCTACAG ATGAAGCAGATAAAGCCACTGAAACAG AAACCGATCCAGCTGTCGGAGATCCTGAAGTTACTGAAGAAG AAATCTCGCCTAGAAAAGCTCCAGGTGAAGCAGAAGAGCCAACACAAGAGGACACAGAAGGAG CCCGGACCACCGTACCTGAGGAACCGGTGCACTCTGGGGACGCAGCTAAAG AAGTGAAAGCCCAAGCAGAGAATCCAG TAGAGAACGCAGTGAGAGCTGCAGACCGACACGTCGCAGGTCAAGGCAAAG GTCGCAGCGCTGGAGCAGTTTCTGAGTCAAACG ACAGTGGATCCGGGACGGTGGCTGGTGTTGTTTGTGGGATCGCAGTAGCAGCTGTTGGAGCTATAATCGGATACTTCACGTATCAGAAGAAGAAACTGTGCTTTAGGGTCCAGAGAG GTGACCCGGAGAGCACCAGAGAAGAGAACGGCACGCAGAACGACCCACAGG TTTTAAGCACTCTCCTGAACTCATCctaa
- the si:ch211-39i22.1 gene encoding putative uncharacterized protein DDB_G0290521 isoform X21, whose product MKSSLWVFILGSLIVTGVKMQDSPADDLAAEESAVPDGAEDAEKPAEDPAPEETPEETPGETPEETPGETPEETPEETPGETPEETPEETPGETPEETPGETPEETPGETPEETPGETPGETPEETPEETPGETPEETPGETPEETPGETPEETPEETPEETPEETPGETPEETPGETPEETPGETPEETPGETPGETPEETPGETPEETPGETPGETPEETPGETPGETPEETPGETPEKTPEEAEEEAAAPTDEADKATETETDPAVGDPEVTEEEISPRKAPGEAEEPTQEDTEGARTTVPEEPVHSGDAAKEVKAQAENPVENAVRAADRHVAGQGKGRSAGAVSESNDSGSGTVAGVVCGIAVAAVGAIIGYFTYQKKKLCFRVQRGDPESTREENGTQNDPQVLSTLLNSS is encoded by the exons CAGAAGACGCTGAAAAACCAGCTGAAGATCCTGCGCCTGAAGAAACACCTGAGGAAACACCTGGAGAAACACCCGAAGAAACACCTGGAGAAACACCCGAGGAAACACCTGAGGAAACACCTGGAGAAACACCTGAGGAAACACCCGAGGAAACACCTGGAGAAACACCCGAGGAAACACCTGGAGAAACACCAGAGGAAACACCTGGAGAAACACCCGAGGAAACACCTGGAGAAACACCTGGAGAAACACCCGAGGAAACACCAGAGGAAACACCCGGAGAAACACCCGAGGAAACACCTGGAGAAACACCCGAGGAAACACCTGGAGAAACACCCGAGGAAACACCTGAAGAAACACCCGAGGAAACACCAGAGGAAACACCCGGAGAAACACCTGAGGAAACACCTGGAGAAACACCCGAGGAAACACCTGGAGAAACACCAGAGGAAACAC CCGGAGAAACACCTGGAGAAACACCCGAGGAAACACCTGGAGAAACACCCGAGGAAACACCTGGAGAAACACCTGGAGAAACAC CCGAGGAAACACCTGGAGAAACACCTGGAGAAACACCCGAGGAAACACCTGGAGAAACACCTGAGAAAACAccagaggaagcagaagaggaggCAGCAGCTCCTACAG ATGAAGCAGATAAAGCCACTGAAACAG AAACCGATCCAGCTGTCGGAGATCCTGAAGTTACTGAAGAAG AAATCTCGCCTAGAAAAGCTCCAGGTGAAGCAGAAGAGCCAACACAAGAGGACACAGAAGGAG CCCGGACCACCGTACCTGAGGAACCGGTGCACTCTGGGGACGCAGCTAAAG AAGTGAAAGCCCAAGCAGAGAATCCAG TAGAGAACGCAGTGAGAGCTGCAGACCGACACGTCGCAGGTCAAGGCAAAG GTCGCAGCGCTGGAGCAGTTTCTGAGTCAAACG ACAGTGGATCCGGGACGGTGGCTGGTGTTGTTTGTGGGATCGCAGTAGCAGCTGTTGGAGCTATAATCGGATACTTCACGTATCAGAAGAAGAAACTGTGCTTTAGGGTCCAGAGAG GTGACCCGGAGAGCACCAGAGAAGAGAACGGCACGCAGAACGACCCACAGG TTTTAAGCACTCTCCTGAACTCATCctaa
- the si:ch211-39i22.1 gene encoding putative uncharacterized protein DDB_G0290521 isoform X12 produces MKSSLWVFILGSLIVTGVKMQDSPADDLAAEESAVPDGAEDAEKPAEDPAPEETPEETPGETPEETPGETPEETPEETPGETPEETPEETPGETPEETPGETPEETPGETPEETPGETPGETPEETPEETPGETPEETPGETPEETPGETPEETPEETPEETPEETPGETPEETPGETPEETPGETPEETPGETPEETPGETPEETPGETPGETPEETPGETPEETPGETPGETPEETPGETPGETPEETPGETPGETPEETPGETPEKTPEEAEEEAAAPTDEADKATETETDPAVGDPEVTEEEISPRKAPGEAEEPTQEDTEGEVKAQAENPVENAVRAADRHVAGQGKGRSAGAVSESNDSGSGTVAGVVCGIAVAAVGAIIGYFTYQKKKLCFRVQRGDPESTREENGTQNDPQVLSTLLNSS; encoded by the exons CAGAAGACGCTGAAAAACCAGCTGAAGATCCTGCGCCTGAAGAAACACCTGAGGAAACACCTGGAGAAACACCCGAAGAAACACCTGGAGAAACACCCGAGGAAACACCTGAGGAAACACCTGGAGAAACACCTGAGGAAACACCCGAGGAAACACCTGGAGAAACACCCGAGGAAACACCTGGAGAAACACCAGAGGAAACACCTGGAGAAACACCCGAGGAAACACCTGGAGAAACACCTGGAGAAACACCCGAGGAAACACCAGAGGAAACACCCGGAGAAACACCCGAGGAAACACCTGGAGAAACACCCGAGGAAACACCTGGAGAAACACCCGAGGAAACACCTGAAGAAACACCCGAGGAAACACCAGAGGAAACACCCGGAGAAACACCTGAGGAAACACCTGGAGAAACACCCGAGGAAACACCTGGAGAAACACCAGAGGAAACACCTGGAGAAACACCCGAGGAAACACCTGGAGAAACACCAGAGGAAACACCCGGAGAAACACCTGGAGAAACACCCGAGGAAACACCTGGAGAAACACCCGAGGAAACACCTGGAGAAACACCTGGAGAAACACCTGAGGAAACACCTGGAGAAACACCTGGAGAAACACCCGAGGAAACACCTGGAGAAACACCTGGAGAAACACCCGAGGAAACACCTGGAGAAACACCTGAGAAAACAccagaggaagcagaagaggaggCAGCAGCTCCTACAG ATGAAGCAGATAAAGCCACTGAAACAG AAACCGATCCAGCTGTCGGAGATCCTGAAGTTACTGAAGAAG AAATCTCGCCTAGAAAAGCTCCAGGTGAAGCAGAAGAGCCAACACAAGAGGACACAGAAGGAG AAGTGAAAGCCCAAGCAGAGAATCCAG TAGAGAACGCAGTGAGAGCTGCAGACCGACACGTCGCAGGTCAAGGCAAAG GTCGCAGCGCTGGAGCAGTTTCTGAGTCAAACG ACAGTGGATCCGGGACGGTGGCTGGTGTTGTTTGTGGGATCGCAGTAGCAGCTGTTGGAGCTATAATCGGATACTTCACGTATCAGAAGAAGAAACTGTGCTTTAGGGTCCAGAGAG GTGACCCGGAGAGCACCAGAGAAGAGAACGGCACGCAGAACGACCCACAGG TTTTAAGCACTCTCCTGAACTCATCctaa